AGATACGCTACTACGATCAGGGGCTTGAGGAGTTCAGGCACGCGTTGGAACTCTATCCGGAAGGGCCGCTGGTCTACTTCGAACTTGCCAGCCGCCTGCGAGAATACGGAACACAATTGGACAAAGCCGGCGATCATGAGCGGGGTCAGGCGATGTTGAAAGAGTCTGTCGTCGTACAGAAGAAAGCAGAAGACATGCAGGCCGAGGCGGCACGGCGAATCATGGAAAGGAACGCCGGATGACGCGACTCGAGGGACTGCGCCGGCGCATGACTGAGGCCCGGTGTGACGCATTTGTCAGCTTTGCTCCACCTAGCAATCAGTATCTGACGGGCTTTCGCGGCACCACGTCTGCCGTCATAATCACCGCAAGCGAGGCCCAGTTCTTGTGCGATTTCCGCTATATCGAGCAAGCGGAAGAGATGGTGGACAAAGCCTTTTCCATCGAGCAGATGGCGGGGTCGCTTATCATGCGGGCCGGGGAGCGGCTTGAGCAGTTGGGCGCGCGAGTTGCCGCGTTCGAACCCTCGTATATGACCGTTGCCGAGTTACGCACCCTTCGTAAACACTTCACTCACGAACTCAAGGAAGTCGACGACATCGTCCTGGCTGGCCGCCGCATCAAGGATTCCGCCGAAGTGGAGGCGATACGGGCGGCCCAGTCACTCGCGGAGTCCGTACTTGAAGAAGTTACGGCCCAACTTCGTGTCGGGCAGACCGAACAGGAGGTTGCGGCCCAGTTCGAGTACGGTTTCCGGAAACGGGGCGCCACGGGGCCTTCCTTCGAGTCCATCGTTTTATTTGGTTCCCGATGCTCGCTTCCTCACGGCCAGCCCGGTCCCACCAAGCTCCGGGAGCAGGATACTGTTCTTCTCGACTTCGGTTGCCGGCTCAATGGCTACTGCTCCGACTTGACTCGCACCTATGCGTTTGGTAGCCTCTCCGACTTGTGGTTCGAGGAGATTTACCGCCTAACCTTAACCGCGCAACGCAAGGCCCTGGAATCGATAAAACCGGGTATGCGAGGGCGGGAAGTGGATGCTATCGCTCGGGCAGTAATTGAAGATGGCGGCCACGGTAAGCACTTCGGCCACGGCTTGGGGCACGGGGTGGGGATTGAAATCCACGAAGGACCGAGACTCAACATCGAGTCCGAAACCGTGTTGCAGCCAGGAATGGTCGTAACGGTGGAACCGGGCATCTATCTCCCTGGCCAAGGTGGAGTCCGAATCGAGGACCTCGTAGTGGTCACCGAGTCGGGATACGAGAATTTGACGACCGCACCAAAGGAACTAAGGGTCTTAGGAACATGATTTCGACGGCAGACTTCCGAAACGGGTTGGTAGTACTTCAAGACGGCGAGTTGATGGAAATCGTTGAATTCCAACACGTCAAGCCGGGCAAAGGCGGAGCCTTTGTGCGCACAAAGTTCAAGAACGTGCTGACCGGCCGTGTGCTGGAGCGGACGTTCCGGTCTGGAGAAAAGATGGAGGACGTCCGGCTTGAGGAGCAGACCTGGCAATACCTCTACAGCGACGGCGACCTCTACCATTTCATGGACCCGAACACCTACGAGCAGACGGTCGTTGGTTCCGCCACCGTGGGCGACAACAAAGACTACTTGAAGGAAAACAACTCGGCGAATTTGGTATTCTATGACGGCAAAGTGATTAAACTGAACATGCCGATCACCGTAAACCTGCAAATCACGCGGTGCGATCCGGGAGTGCAGGGAGATAGAGCCACCGGCGGTACGAAGCCCGCCACCTTGGAGACCGGCGCTGTTGTCCAGGTTCCGCTGTTTGTGAATGAAGGTGAAATGATTAAAGTAGACACGCGCACCGGAGAGTACATCGAGCGTGTGAACGCCTGATACCCGCAGAACATGGGTATCGATTCAGGCGAAACGGAGGACGAGTCATTGGATCTCGATAAGCTCCGGGAACTTATAGACATTTTCCAGTCGTCCGATCTTTGGGAAATTGAACTCGAAGAAGAGGGACGGCGTGTTAGGTTGACCAAGGGCCAGCAGGTTGTGCAGCAGCAACCGCAGTCATTTGTGGCGACTTTGCCCCCCGTGGCAGCGCCGGTTATGGCTGCAGCCCCCTTGGCGCCAGTTCCCATTGCTCCCATTAACGTATCACATGCGGCTCCTGCGGCGCCGGAGGCCACTCCCGCCGAAGGAGAGGAAGACCTGGTAACCATTGATTCTCCGATGGTCGGCGTGTTCTACGCCGCTCCTTCGCCCGGCGATCCGCCGTTCGTCAGCGTGGGAGATACCATTGAATTAGACCAGACCGTCTGCATCGTGGAAGCCATGAAACTGATGAATGAGGTGACAGCGAAGTTCCGGGCTGTCATCGTTCGGGTTCTGGTCGAGAATGCGGAGCCGGTCGAATACGGGCAGCCCCTGTTTGCGGTGCGGCCTTTGGACACGGCATAGCGCCGCGCCAGACATCAACTATGTTTCGGCGGATACTTATAGCGAACCGCGGCGAAATTGCCGTGCGTATCATTCGTGCGTGCCGGGAAGCGGGCATCACTTCCATTGCGGTGTACTCCACGGCGGACCAGGATTGTCTCCATGCATCCCTGGCTGATGAGAGCATCTGCATTGGGCCGCCCGTGGCCACGGAAAGCTATCTCCACATGCCGGCGATTATCACGGCCGCGGAGATTTGCGACGCCCATGCCATTCATCCGGGATACGGATTCCTATCCGAAAACCCACGTTTTGCGGCCATGTGCCGTGAGTGCAACATCGGCTTTATCGGACCCTCGCCCGAGGCTATCGCCCTCAGCGGCAACAAATCGGCGTGCCGCGACAAAGTGAAAGCTGCCGGCGTGCCGGTTGTTCCTGGCAGCGAAGGCCTTGTGACCAACGGCGAGCAGGCCCTCGCCATCGCGCGGCAGATTGGTTTCCCCGTGCTGGTCAAGGCTTCCGCGGGCGGTGGCGGTAAGGGCATGCGCATCGCCCACAACGATGTCGCGTTGCAGAAAGCCGTCGGCATGGCTTCCGCGGAAGCGCAGACCGCGTTCGGTGACGCAGGGGTATACATCGAGAAGTTTGTCGAGAACGCCCGGCACATCGAGTTTCAAATCCTCGGCGATGAGCATGGCCGCATTATGACCCTTGGCGAACGCGAGTGTACCGTGCAGCGGCGTCACCAGAAGCTCATCGAGGAGACTCCCTCAACGAGGCTCAATTCGTCGATGCGTTCCAAGATGGCCAAGGCCGCTATTCGCGCGGCAAAAGCCATCGGCTACACGAACGCAGGCACGGCGGAGTTCATCGTTGCGCAGGATGGGTCATTCTACTTCATCGAATTCAATGCCCGCATTCAAGTAGAGCATCCCGTGACGGAAGAAGTCACCGGCATGGACCTTGTTCGCGAGCAGATCCGAATTGCCGCGGGTGAGCCCTTGAAGAGCACCTGGGTCAAGACCGAGGGCCACTCGATCGAGGCGCGCGTCTACGCGGAAGATCCGGATGCCAATTTCGCTCCCAGCCCGGGCACGGTCACAAGCTGCCACATTCCCGGCGGACCCGGTATCCGAGTGGACAGCCATCTCTTCGCGGGCTATACCGTTCCCAGGTACTACGACTCCCTGCTGGCCAAAGTCATTGCCCGCGGCGCCACGCGCGACGAAGCCATCAGCCGGTTGGCGGGGGCCTTGCAGGAGTTCACCGTGGTCGGTGTAAAGACATCGGCTGCGCTGTGCGCGCGTATCGTACAGAGCGACCGGTTCCGCAGAGGGGAACTCAGCACCGACATGGTGGATCAATTCATTGCAAAAGGGCGCTGATCCCGACCGGTCTTTGTTGTATCCTAATTGAGCGTCGATTCAGTCTTGGTATAACCGCTCCCGCTAGGAGCAAGGTGAGTCGCCATGAGACTTCTTCAACACGCCATTCTAGTTGTACTCGGAGTGGGTATCTTCATTGCCGGCGTCGCCCTCGCCACCGTTCCGGTCAGCACGCTTTACAATGTGCTGATTACTAAAGTTCCGGTGCCTCACGAAGATCTTTGGCGTATTGGCATCGGCCTCGCGATCGCGGCGGTTGCCCTCTTTGCGATTCTTCCTTTCGGTGGGTTTCGCCGCGGCCGGCGCATCACGTTCCAGAGCGCGCAGGGCAACGTCACCTTCCAACTCGATTCCGTTGAAGCGGCCCTGCGCAAGTCTTTGAAGAAGCTGCCCACTGTCAGAAGGGTGAGCGTCGAAGTGAGCGCCGACGAGAACAGCCGCAAGGTGAAGATCAGTTCGAATGTTCTGTTGTACAAGGCGGGCGGCGCCAGCGCGCGCGAAGCCGCGATCCAGCTTAGCAACGAAATCGCACGCCAGGCCCGTCAACTGCTCGGTGCAGACGAGGTCGCCACCGTGGACCTCAATATCGACGGTATTATAGTCGACGGAAAGGACGTGTCGACCTCGCCGGTCGAGACCTTTCGAGACCACGTAAAGGAGAACCTTCCAACAGGCAAGCCCGATACGGCAAAGCCTTTAGTTCCCGTGTCGGCTCCAGCCTCCGTGGCCGCCCCCGCTGCCGTCGCAGCGGTCGCAGCGCCTGCACCGCTTCCCGACGTTTCGGAGTGGGAAGCGCCCGCACCGGCCAATGACGATCTCCTCACGTACGAGGATTCGCTGAAGCTCCGTGAAGACACTGAGCACGAAGAGGATGACGACGATCTTGCCGTCACACCGGGCGCGGACGATGAGGAGTCTTCGGAAGCAGGATTTACCGCAGAATTGCCGCATGTCTCAGAGAGCACATCGTTTGACAGCTTGACGGATGACGACGAGCGCAAGCCCGACGAGGATAAGCCAGCTCTTTCGTAAGTTCGGCATGATGCCTGTGGGAACCGGTTGTCCCTGTCTGCAGTAGTCCAGTGCGAGGAAAGGAGAGCGCTCGCGCGTGCGCTTGACGTGACCTCCCAAACCGTTGTATAACTACTGCACCATGCGCAATAACGGCGCCCAAAACGGAGAACCGGTGATGTCGTTCCTATCGATCGCTTCCCTTCGATGGCGTCACCATATTCATTCCTAATCTCCGCGTTTCCTTTTTTCTTTTTTTCCCATGTTCGTTTACGTACTCGTTCAATTCGTGAGCGGTACTTTCAGAAAGGAGCACCATGCAATCCGAATCGTCTTCCGTTCGAGCGCTGTACGACATACTCAAGACCGATGATAAGGGGCTTGTCGCTGCCATTATCCAGCACCACGAGACCGGCCAAGTCTTGATGTTGGGTTACATGAACGAAGAGTCTCTCGGCATCACGCTTCGCGAACGGAAGGCGTGCTTCTGGTCCCGCTCCAGGCAGAAGCTTTGGCGAAAAGGCGAAACTTCCGGCAACGTGCTCAACGTCATCGAGATCCGCGTCGACTGCGACGGCGATGCGCTGCTTGTCAAGTGCGATCCCATTGGGCCCACCTGCCACACCAATGAAACGAGCTGTTTTTATCGGAAGGTGGACTTTGACGCCAGCATGACCTTAGCCGGCGACGGCGTCGCAAAAGAATAGAAGTAGGGTATGGGGTCTGGGATTTGGGGTCTAGTGAAAACCCCAGCAAAGTGCCGAGTTCTACTGACCAGTCCCCAAACCCCAGACCCTTGTACATAACTCAGAATCAATCAAAGAAGAGCATAGAAGTAAACCGCGGAACCATCCGCAGATGAGGAATAGATCATGATTCATCCAACATTGGAGGAGTTCAGAAAGCTCGCCAAACCTGGGGCAGTGGTCCCTGTGTATCGCGATGTCGTTGCGGACTTGGAAACGCCGGTCACGGCGTATCTGAAGATTGCCAAGGGCCAAGCTTACTCGTTCCTGTTAGAAAGCGTCGAGAAGGCCGATCAGATTGGCCGGTATTCGTTTCTTGGCGCGAATCCCTCGACGGTCTTTCGATCCAAGGGCCGCGACGTTGTGCTCACGCGCGACGGACGTCAATCGTCGTTCACGTCGGACGACCCCCTCGAAGAATTGCGCAAGATCATGAAGGATTACCAGCCTGTGCCGGTGGAAGGCGTCCCATCATTCCATGGCGGTGCGGTTGGTTATATGTCCTACGATCAGGTCCGGTTCTTCGAGAAGTTGCCCGACAAGAATCCTGACGCGCTCAATTTGCCCGACCTGTATTTCATGATCACGGACACCATCCTGATCTTCGATCACGTTAACAACCGCCTCAAGGTAGTCTCGAACGCGCACGTTAAGAGCGACACAGCGTCTGCGTACAACGAGGCCGTCCGCAAGATAGACGATCTTGTCGCCACGCTGAAGAAACCTCTCTTCGTCACGACCGAGCGCATGCACTCCGGCGAGGTCAACGCGGAGATCAAGTCGAGCTTTACCAAAGAAGCGTTCTGCGCCGCTGTCGACAAAGCGAAGGAGTATATCTGCGCGGGCGACATCTTCCAGGTGGTGTTGTCGCAACGCTTCGAGCGCGAAGTATACGCGAGTCCCACGAATCTTTACCGCGCGCTTCGCTGCATCAATCCGTCGCCCTACATGACCCTGGTGCAATACCCCGAGTTTTCGCTGGTTGGATCCAGCCCGGAAGTGATGACTCAGGTGCGCAACGGGCGATGCATGGTGCGGCCCATCGCAGGCACTCGTCCGCGCGGCGCGAGCGCGGCGGAAGACCTGGCCCTCGAAAAGGATCTCATGGCCGACGAGAAGGAGCGTGCCGAGCACATTATGCTGGTCGACTTGGGTCGTAACGACATCGGCCGAATCAGCGATCCCGGCACGGTTGCGCCATCGCGCTTAATGACCATTGAGCATTACTCTCACGTGATGCATATCGTCAGCGAAGTCGAAGGCCGCATCCGAAAGGATGCAGACGCTTTCGAGGCACTTCGCGCAACCTTCCCCATGGGAACGGTTAGCGGAGCGCCGAAAATTCGCGCCATGGAGATTATCGACGAATTGGAGCCGGTGCGGCGCGGACCCTACGCGGGCGGTTGCGGCTACATCAGCTTCTCGGGAGACATGGACACCTGCATCATCATCAGAACGATGGTGGTTAAGGACGGAGTCGCCTACTTGCAGGCCGGCGCCGGCATTGTCTACGACAGCGTGCCCGAACGCGAATACGATGAAACCGTCAACAAGGCAAAGGCTCTGTTCCGGGCCGTTGAGTTCGCGGAGAAAGGACTCGAATCATGATCGTACTCATTGACAACTACGATTCGTTCACGTACAACCTCGTGCAGTACTTTGGCGAATTGGAGCGGGACATTCGGGTCTTTCGCAACGATGCCATTGACGTGGAAGGCATCCGCGCGCTCAATCCCGACCGCATCGTGATTTCGCCGGGGCCCTGCACGCCGCACGAGGCGGGAATTTCCATCGACGTCATCAAGCAACTCGGGCCGGAGTTTCCCTTGTTGGGCGTGTGTCTGGGGCATCAGGCCATCGGAGCGGCATTCGGAGGCGACGTTGTACGCGCAGGGCGCATCATGCATGGCAAGGTCTGCGCCATGACCCACACGGGCAACCGATTCTTCAAAGACGTGCCCTCGCCGTTCACGGCAACGCGTTACCATTCGCTGATCATCAAACGCGACACGTGCCCGAAGGACCTCGAGATTACGGCGGAAACTGACCAGAAAGAGATCATGGCGGTCGCTCACACGAAGTATCCCATCTTCGGCGTGCAGTTCCATCCCGAGAGCATCCTGACGGAGAACGGAAAACAGATGATCAGGAACTTCATGGACGTGAAGAAGTGACCTGAGCGGAATATTCGAGGTAGACGTTTCCAGCTCGCGGCGCCGGTTACTCGTTGATCGGCGCCGCGTCGCGTTTCAATCCACGACCTTAGGAAGTCACGGGATACAGACCCCGCAGGTACCCCGCAGTCTCTTCAAGCGTAAGCTGACCCGGAGCGGTGCCTTCTCCGAAAGAGGCAAAAGTGAACAAGGAACCCAACGCGGGAAACAAAATGCGAGAGACTGTGCCCGTAGGTCCCATGCCGATGGACACAACGCCCAATGAAACATTGTGGAGCGTAAACTCTGCTAACGTGCGCAAATCGTTCCAGTCTTCGCATCGCGTCGCCACTTTCACAGCTGTGGCGCGGTTTTTCCAGCCCTCGTCCGCCATGGCTTGAATCACGTGCAGTGGCGGTGTCCCCTTGAAATCGTGAAACGAGGCGATGATCGTCTTGCCCGCATTTCTCGCGGTGGCAATAACGTCGTCGCGAATCTCTTGGGACGAAATCTCGATGTCGACTGCGTCAACATGCGGAATGACCGCCTCGAAGAGGGCCAGACGTTCGGCATCGCTCTTGTCCCATTTGCCGCCTTCTTGCGATGAACGAATAGTTGCCAGCGTGGGTACCCCCGCAAACTTCTCCACCTCGCCCAGAACGTGACTGGTATCGGTCGCCGAGTATAGATCGATTCTGAGCTCGGCCAGGTGCATTCCCAGTTCTCTTGCGCGGCGAATGTCTTCCTGCCTCGTTCCATCACGAAAGGGCACCGCAATGCGCGGTCCATTGCCGAGATTCAACGCGCCGATTGTTATCATTTGCTGGACTCCTATGCTGCACCGTAGTGATTTCGAGTATATCGACTGCGTTTGTGTATGCGCAAAACACGGTGCCGTGCAGTGAGGAGCCTTGATGACCGCCATGCGCGGTGGTTTTTGCATCGCCCCGATCTTGTTATAGTTGTCAATATGCGCCCTTTGGGCGCGGACTACTAGGGGGACGTCAGCATGGCAATTCTACTCAGCTTTCTTTGCGTTGCGGGAACCGCGGAATTCAACGCACGCCTGGATACATTCCCAATCGGATTCTGGAACTACGCGTCCATCGAGGTCTTTGACGAGGCGAAGATCCAAGAATGGCAGGACGCCGGGATTACGCTCACGATGGGGCCCGAGTATTCCGTGACGCCGGAAAATGTGGCTCGGATGCAGCAGATCCTCGATTGGTCGGATAAGCGAGGCATCAAAGTGATCGTGTGCGATCCGCGTGCTCAATCTCGTACGCCGTTGCCCGGGGACTTTGTGCAACAGGCGGCAGACGCAGCAAAGGACTTTGCCGGACATCACGCCACCTTCGGTTTTCATATCCTTGACGAACCATCGAAAGACGATTTTCAGTCGTGCTGCGATGCTGTCCGTGCCGTAAAACAAGCGGCGCCGGATCGGTCGCCGTTTGTGAATCTGTTACCGTGGCACATGGGCGCAACCGGTCGTGTCGGATATGACGATTGGGGAACCTACCTCGACGACTTCGTGCAGAAGTCCGGCATCGAATTCCTCTGCTACGACTGTTATTCGCAAATGAATCCGGGAAAGACGGGATGGGGAATGTACTTTCGCAATCTTCGCGAGTACGGTGCGGCAGCCAGGCGCGCGAACATACCGTTCTGGACCACCATCCTTTCAGTTGGACATTTCAATTACCGGTGTCCCAGCGAAGACGATATCCGGTGGCAATTCAACTCGTCCGTCGCCTACGGGGCTCAAGGGATTCTATATTTCTTCTTCTATATGCGGAATCCGCACGATAACTACCGGCTTTCGCCCGTGGACGAGTTCTGGGATCGCACTCCCGTATTCGAGTCCCTGAAGCGAACGAACAAAGGCTTCACGAAGCGCTACGGCCGTCTTTTTCTCGATCTACAACTCGTCAAAGCCATGCAATTCCCTGAGCCTATCGAAGGTTGTGAACCTTTCGCTGCCGACGATCTCTTCGTAAAGGCCGAGAGCACGTGTCCGTTGATTGTGTCCCGGTTTGTCGACTTGCAGGCCCGCCCTTGGGTTGCGGTGGTCAACAATACTGTCGACACGAACACGAACGCTACTCTCACATTTCGCGGCGCGAACACAACGGCCTACGAGATGAATTGGGAGAACAAGGAAACCGCTGCGGGCGTGCGCAAAGAAGAGGGAGGCGTCTCGGTGTCGCACTGGCTGGCGCCGGGTCAGATGCAAGTCTATCGCGTGGATGTGAAAGAGTGAGGGGCTGCGGTTGGCGTCTCCCTGACCTCTTTGAACCAGCGCAAAAGCGCCCGTATACTGGCGCGAAACCAACTCCGGAAGGGGATTCACTATGCGGGCATTGGTAACGGGCGGCGCCGGTTTTATCGGGTCGCACTTGTGCGACGCGTTGGTCAAGCGAGGACACAAGGTCTTTGTGCTTGACGACCTCAGCACGGGACGCTACGAGAACATTGAACATATCGATGGTCTCACGACTGTAATCGACTCGACGCTGAACCAGGATATCGTGCGCGAATTGGTGCGCGAAGTGGACGTCGTCTATCACTTGGCGGCGACATTGGGCGTTGAGTTGGTGGTGGACGAGCCCATTCTCACGATTACCAACAATATCCGTGGCACGGAGACGATCCTCGAAGAGACGTGCCGCTACCGCAGGCGCCTGCTCATCACGTCCACGAGTGAGGTCTACGGCAAGAGCGAAAAGGAAGTCTTCAAGGAAGACGATGACCGCATCATGGGCTCCACGCATTTGAGCCGATGGAGCTATGCGGAATCGAAAGCCATCGATGAATTCCTGGCGCTGGCCTATTGGCGCACGAAACGGCTGCCCTGTGTCGTTGTGCGCTTATTCAACATTGTCGGGCCGAGACAGACCGGGCGCTATGGCATGGTGGTCCCGCGGTTTGTCCGCGCGGCACTGCTCGGCGAACCGCTTCCTGTGTATGGAGATGGGCGCCAGACGCGCTGCTTTGCGTATGTGGGCGACGCCGTGCCCGCGCTGATGGGGTTGATGGAGCGCGCGGATATATCCGGCGAGATCTTCAACTTGGGAAACACCGAGCGCATCGCCATAGTCGATCTTGCGAAACGCGTCATTGAGCGCACCCGCAGTACGTCGGATATTCATTTCATCGACTACGGCCAAGCCTACGGTCCTGGATACGAGGACATGCGGCATCGCGCGCCGTCTCTGGAAAAGATTCAAGCGGCGATTGGATACCAGCCCAATACGCCGCTTGATGTGATTCTCGATTCCGTCATCGAGGACATGCGCAAGCGCATGTAGCCCGGGGCGAGTCCCTTGCGGCCAATCCTAGCGCAAGGGAACAGGATTGAGTGTTTTTACCTGAGCGTCGGGAGGAAGCTCGACGTCTCCTTCGTTTGGATTCTGTATTGCCGGTGGCCCTCCGGTCGTGCGAACACGGACCTTCCCGTCCACGTCTGAACGTTCAGTCACTTCCACCGGAGGCAGTGTCTTGTTCTCCAACTTGACCCACACGTCCAGCGGATCCTTCATTCGCATATCAACCGGCACAATGTCCTGAGCATAAATGGGACTCGTCATGGCCATTACGGTTGTTGGTCCAAAACCCGGGCCGGTCGCGGGCGTCAACACACGCACGCGATAGACCGCATAGGAGGGAGGCGTGTCGGTCAGGTAGAACACGGCAACCTTGCTCGATTCGACAATCTTCGTGAGAATCGGCCAGCCGTTTCTCAGCAGCTCGACCTTCAACCCCTTCGCCCTTGCAACCTGAATCTGGAATTGGATCGGCATGCCCAGCGGCAAGATGCCGCCGACGCCGATATCGGAGAACTTGCCTTTCGTGGCGCTCTTGGTGACCGCCGTCGCGGAGAACAAGATGGTCGGACCATCTATGTCAGAGGAAACATACGTGCGCCCGAGCCGAAGACCTTCGAGAATGCCCCGCACAGACTTTTCCTTTGCGTACACGTAGGTGAGCGGCTTGCCCATTGGCACTTCGGGACTGCTGGACTGGCTGCCGCCGATGGCGCACGCCTTCAACCCTCGAACAAGCTCGTAATCCCAGAACATGGCCGCTTGGCCGTTTGCGGATAGGTCGGGCGTCTTCGCCGCGCGCGAAATCGAATACACCAGTTTGTCGTCCACGCGGCGTTTGTACTCTTCCATCAACTGATCGAGAGCGAGTGGAGGCACTCCTCTCCAGTCGCGCGACCACACTTCTATCGCATTGACATAGCTGAGTCCTCGCTGCCATGGGGAATTCGGAAAGCACGGATGCGCTATGGCGAAGATGCCCCCTTGCGCTTGGACTCGCTGACACACTCCTTGATCGTCTTTGATGTCGTTGGTGAGCTCGGGAAACGTGCGCGGGCCGTAGATGAGCGCCACGCCGCGCTCATCCGTTCCCCATTCGAGCGCGGGTATCAATACCACTTTGTCCGATTGAAAATCGCTGTCGAACACCGAAGCCATCGTGTTGCGATCGGTAATCGCGATGAAGTCCAAACCGGACTTGTCTGCACGCTTCACCAATTGGCCAACCGTCTCTTTTCCGGAGCCGTGAATCGAACGAACGTGCAAATCTCCTTTGTACCATCCTGCGTCTTTAGACAAAACAGGTGATTCGAATGGAACTGGATTCG
This DNA window, taken from Candidatus Hydrogenedentota bacterium, encodes the following:
- a CDS encoding CehA/McbA family metallohydrolase, whose amino-acid sequence is MTNGQVIARHRVGRNATLYLLLCMGTLLSHGAERSGSVFMEVTDILQNNLPSRVELHPEGGGNPLVFNLKNGKGMQECPTGKYVAYVYAYDWDIPVLVNIQSVSVEANGTANLSVEVVEGTQGKLTLRAFDQDYDLVMDRVEVEQKTDPANPADFPGANPVPFESPVLSKDAGWYKGDLHVRSIHGSGKETVGQLVKRADKSGLDFIAITDRNTMASVFDSDFQSDKVVLIPALEWGTDERGVALIYGPRTFPELTNDIKDDQGVCQRVQAQGGIFAIAHPCFPNSPWQRGLSYVNAIEVWSRDWRGVPPLALDQLMEEYKRRVDDKLVYSISRAAKTPDLSANGQAAMFWDYELVRGLKACAIGGSQSSSPEVPMGKPLTYVYAKEKSVRGILEGLRLGRTYVSSDIDGPTILFSATAVTKSATKGKFSDIGVGGILPLGMPIQFQIQVARAKGLKVELLRNGWPILTKIVESSKVAVFYLTDTPPSYAVYRVRVLTPATGPGFGPTTVMAMTSPIYAQDIVPVDMRMKDPLDVWVKLENKTLPPVEVTERSDVDGKVRVRTTGGPPAIQNPNEGDVELPPDAQVKTLNPVPLR